A genomic window from Dechloromonas sp. A34 includes:
- a CDS encoding BLUF domain-containing protein — translation METESSLTCGNLLRIVYLSKAEKAISEDDLQHVLKKARAFNSEHGMTGILIYSFGYFLQVLEGPEEVLLRCYLRISEDKRHSHVTLLHAVPIMFPMFSKWAMACLGEKDGISINFEDLLRSRFELANDTTTKFLLDRFLARVRAVDAN, via the coding sequence GTGGAAACGGAATCCTCATTAACATGCGGAAATCTTCTGAGAATTGTCTATCTGAGCAAAGCGGAAAAAGCAATTTCTGAAGATGATCTTCAACATGTATTAAAGAAGGCAAGAGCTTTCAATTCAGAACACGGCATGACCGGGATCCTAATCTATTCGTTTGGCTATTTTCTTCAGGTGCTTGAAGGCCCGGAGGAAGTTCTGCTCAGGTGCTATCTTAGGATTTCAGAAGACAAACGTCATAGCCACGTCACCCTCTTACACGCCGTTCCCATTATGTTCCCCATGTTTAGCAAATGGGCAATGGCATGCCTGGGAGAAAAAGATGGCATATCGATAAATTTTGAAGATCTGTTGCGAAGTCGATTCGAGTTGGCTAACGATACGACGACGAAGTTCTTATTGGATCGATTCTTGGCGAGAGTTCGCGCTGTTGATGCAAACTGA
- a CDS encoding alpha/beta hydrolase yields MSITQHGLRLSVALLFAAMTASTPAIAAPEVQAKPLMIQEQGSFAVGGTMSQSLGSFETLNPASGGQTLHGDHARVFYQVPVNARKLPLVMWHGFGQFSKTWETTPDGHEDYQTIFLRRQFATYLIDQPRRGAAGRGTMGGTVSATPDEQRWFNTFRVGVWPDYFPGVQFSRSKEALEQYFRSMTPDTGPIDVKVSSDAVSALFDRIGPGILVTHSHSCGMGWLAAMKNPRIRAIVSYEPGSGFVFPEGELPPAMTSSAGALEPVAVRRSEFAKLTRIPIIIYYGDFIPAEPTANPGQDGWRARLAMAKLWAEAINRHGGDAKVVHLPEIGIRGNTHFPFSDLNNVQIADLMSRFLAEKHLD; encoded by the coding sequence ATGAGCATCACACAGCACGGTCTTCGACTATCGGTCGCGCTGCTGTTCGCTGCCATGACCGCATCAACGCCGGCCATCGCCGCCCCGGAAGTCCAAGCGAAACCGCTCATGATTCAGGAGCAGGGCAGTTTTGCCGTCGGCGGCACGATGAGTCAAAGCCTCGGCAGCTTCGAGACGCTGAATCCGGCTTCCGGCGGGCAAACGCTGCACGGCGACCATGCCCGTGTGTTCTACCAGGTGCCGGTGAATGCGAGAAAACTGCCGCTCGTGATGTGGCACGGTTTCGGTCAGTTCTCCAAGACATGGGAAACGACTCCGGATGGCCATGAAGACTATCAGACCATCTTCCTGCGGCGGCAATTCGCCACCTACCTGATCGACCAGCCACGTCGTGGCGCGGCCGGGCGAGGCACGATGGGTGGGACGGTCAGCGCCACGCCCGATGAACAACGCTGGTTCAACACCTTCCGGGTCGGAGTCTGGCCCGACTATTTCCCTGGCGTGCAGTTCTCGCGTTCCAAAGAGGCGCTGGAGCAGTATTTCCGTTCCATGACCCCGGATACGGGCCCCATTGACGTCAAGGTGAGCAGCGATGCGGTCTCCGCCTTGTTCGACAGGATTGGCCCGGGAATCCTGGTCACCCACTCGCACAGCTGTGGCATGGGATGGCTGGCCGCCATGAAGAATCCGCGCATTCGCGCCATCGTCTCGTACGAGCCCGGCAGCGGTTTTGTCTTTCCCGAGGGCGAGCTGCCGCCGGCCATGACAAGCTCCGCCGGTGCGCTGGAGCCCGTGGCGGTGCGCCGCTCGGAGTTCGCCAAGCTGACCAGGATTCCGATCATCATCTATTACGGCGATTTCATTCCCGCGGAGCCGACGGCCAATCCTGGCCAGGACGGCTGGCGTGCGCGCCTCGCCATGGCCAAACTCTGGGCGGAAGCCATCAATCGCCACGGCGGCGATGCGAAGGTCGTGCATCTGCCGGAGATCGGCATTCGCGGCAATACCCACTTCCCGTTCTCGGATCTCAACAATGTGCAGATTGCCGATCTAATGTCCAGATTCCTGGCCGAGAAGCATCTGGACTGA
- a CDS encoding alpha/beta hydrolase, whose protein sequence is MPSPTLTRHGTTRPSLARRKALQWCDPNSTFKYTTSSLLDLMRFDATNQIELIDKLLLMIAGSKADSLYMTEDAFAKATGTKDKELFKIDDATHIETYWKPQYVNQAVDKLSRFYGESLR, encoded by the coding sequence ATGCCGTCGCCAACCCTCACGCGCCATGGAACGACACGGCCATCGCTGGCGCGGCGAAAGGCGCTGCAATGGTGCGACCCCAACTCGACTTTCAAATACACGACGAGCAGTTTGCTGGACCTGATGCGCTTCGACGCCACCAACCAGATCGAACTGATCGACAAGCTGTTGCTGATGATCGCGGGTAGCAAGGCCGACAGCTTGTATATGACCGAGGATGCCTTCGCCAAGGCCACCGGCACGAAGGACAAGGAACTGTTCAAGATCGACGACGCAACGCACATCGAAACCTACTGGAAACCGCAGTACGTGAATCAGGCAGTCGACAAGCTGTCCCGGTTTTATGGCGAATCGCTCAGGTGA
- a CDS encoding LysR substrate-binding domain-containing protein, with translation MQEQYVRPTFCTNDEAFELRAVVAGEVIGQLAIPSAASLIRSGRLVPLLLEHTADNYSLFIYYGSRAAQPARVRRFIDLAVERLTDSTDFVLRNEELASAHAKGMQLSTQ, from the coding sequence ATGCAGGAGCAGTATGTCCGCCCGACCTTTTGCACCAACGACGAGGCCTTCGAACTGCGTGCCGTTGTCGCCGGCGAGGTGATCGGCCAACTTGCCATCCCCTCAGCCGCATCGTTGATTCGCTCTGGACGTCTGGTTCCGTTGTTGCTGGAACATACGGCCGACAATTACAGCCTGTTCATCTACTACGGCAGCCGCGCCGCCCAGCCGGCCCGGGTGCGCCGATTTATCGATCTAGCCGTCGAGCGACTGACCGACAGCACCGATTTCGTGCTCAGAAATGAAGAACTGGCGAGCGCACACGCCAAAGGGATGCAGCTATCGACTCAATGA
- a CDS encoding OsmC domain/YcaO domain-containing protein, with protein MEIKVNFLDKLRLEAKFDDFTVIADQPIRYKGDGSAPGPFDYFLASSALCAAYFVKLYCDTRNIPTEHIRLSQNNIVDPENRYQQIFKIQVELPADISAKDRQGILRSIDRCTVKKVVQTGPEFVIEEVENLDADAQALLTLNPDSETSTYIAGKDLPLEQTIANMSGLLAGLGMKIEIASWRNLVPNVWSLHIRDAHSPMCFTNGKGATKESALASALGEFIERASCNHFYNDQFWGEDIANAAFVHYPNERWFKPGRKDALPAGILDEYCLGIYNPDGELRASHLYDTNSGNVQRGICTLPYVRQSDGEVVYFPTNLIDNLFLSNGMSAGNTLAEAQVQCLSEIFERAVKREILEGEIALPDVPQDVLAKYPGILAGIEELEKQGFPVLVKDASLGGEFPVMCVTLMNPRTGGVFASFGAHPSLEVALERSLTELLQGRSFEGLNDLPRPTFESNAVTEPNNFVEHFIDSSGVVSWRFFSAKADFDFVEWDFSGQGEESNAEEAAALFGILEAMGKEVYMAVYDQLGATACRILVPGYSEIYPIEDLIWDNTNKSLAFRADILNLHSLEDAGLEALLERLEDSELDDYTDIITLIGVEFDENTEWGQLTILELKLLINLALQQFEAAHEQVKTYLQYNENTVERGLFYQALDVVLEVLLDDELELDDYLVNFRRMFGNPRMDAVMGSVDGSVRFFGLTPTSMKLEGLDRHQRLIDSYKKLHMARAKVAGLSS; from the coding sequence CACGGTCATCGCCGACCAGCCAATCCGCTACAAGGGCGATGGCTCGGCGCCGGGGCCGTTCGATTATTTCCTGGCTTCATCGGCTTTGTGTGCGGCTTACTTCGTGAAGTTGTACTGCGACACGCGCAACATCCCGACCGAGCACATCCGGCTGTCGCAGAACAACATCGTCGATCCGGAAAACCGCTACCAGCAAATTTTCAAGATCCAGGTCGAGTTGCCGGCGGATATCTCGGCCAAGGATCGGCAGGGCATCCTGCGTTCCATCGACCGGTGTACCGTCAAAAAGGTGGTGCAGACCGGGCCCGAGTTCGTGATCGAGGAGGTGGAAAATCTGGACGCCGATGCGCAGGCCTTGCTGACACTGAATCCGGATTCGGAAACCAGCACCTATATCGCCGGCAAGGATCTGCCGCTGGAGCAAACCATCGCCAACATGTCCGGCCTTTTGGCGGGCCTGGGCATGAAGATCGAAATCGCCTCGTGGCGCAACCTGGTACCCAACGTCTGGTCGCTGCATATCCGCGATGCGCATTCGCCGATGTGCTTCACCAATGGCAAGGGCGCGACCAAGGAAAGCGCGCTGGCGTCGGCCCTGGGCGAGTTCATCGAGCGGGCGAGTTGCAATCACTTCTACAACGACCAGTTCTGGGGCGAAGACATCGCCAATGCGGCATTTGTGCATTACCCGAACGAGCGCTGGTTCAAGCCGGGTCGCAAGGATGCGCTGCCGGCCGGGATTCTCGACGAATACTGCCTGGGAATTTACAACCCCGATGGCGAGCTGCGCGCCTCGCATCTGTATGACACCAATTCCGGCAATGTGCAGCGCGGCATCTGTACGCTGCCCTATGTCCGCCAGTCGGACGGCGAGGTGGTGTATTTCCCGACCAACCTGATCGACAACCTGTTCCTCAGCAATGGCATGAGCGCCGGCAACACGCTGGCCGAAGCGCAGGTGCAGTGCTTGTCGGAAATTTTCGAGCGGGCGGTCAAACGCGAAATCCTCGAAGGCGAAATCGCGCTGCCGGATGTGCCGCAGGACGTGCTGGCGAAGTATCCCGGCATTCTGGCCGGTATCGAGGAGCTGGAAAAGCAGGGCTTTCCGGTGTTGGTTAAGGATGCCTCGCTGGGCGGCGAGTTCCCCGTGATGTGCGTCACCTTGATGAATCCGCGTACCGGTGGTGTGTTTGCGTCGTTCGGCGCACACCCGAGCCTGGAGGTGGCGCTGGAGCGCAGTCTGACCGAGTTGCTGCAGGGGCGCAGTTTTGAGGGCCTGAACGATCTGCCGCGGCCGACCTTTGAAAGTAACGCCGTCACCGAGCCGAACAACTTCGTCGAACACTTTATCGACTCCAGCGGCGTGGTGTCGTGGCGCTTTTTCAGCGCCAAAGCCGATTTCGATTTTGTCGAGTGGGACTTTTCCGGTCAGGGTGAGGAATCCAATGCCGAGGAGGCTGCCGCCTTGTTCGGCATTCTCGAAGCCATGGGCAAGGAAGTGTACATGGCGGTGTATGACCAGCTGGGCGCAACGGCCTGCCGCATCCTGGTGCCGGGTTATTCGGAAATTTATCCGATTGAAGATTTGATCTGGGATAACACCAATAAGTCGCTGGCCTTCCGCGCCGATATCCTGAACCTTCACAGTCTCGAGGACGCCGGCCTGGAAGCGCTGCTTGAACGTCTGGAAGACAGCGAACTCGACGATTACACCGACATCATCACCTTGATCGGTGTCGAGTTTGACGAGAATACGGAATGGGGTCAGTTGACGATTCTCGAGTTGAAGCTGTTGATCAATCTCGCCTTGCAGCAATTCGAAGCGGCGCACGAACAGGTGAAAACCTACCTGCAATACAACGAGAACACGGTCGAGCGCGGATTGTTTTATCAGGCCCTGGATGTGGTGCTGGAGGTGCTGCTCGACGACGAGCTGGAACTCGACGATTACTTGGTCAATTTCCGCCGGATGTTTGGCAACCCGCGGATGGATGCGGTGATGGGGTCAGTGGACGGCAGCGTGCGCTTCTTCGGCCTGACGCCTACGAGCATGAAACTGGAAGGGCTCGACCGGCACCAGCGCCTGATCGACAGCTACAAAAAACTGCATATGGCGCGGGCCAAGGTGGCGGGTTTGTCCAGTTAG